Proteins encoded by one window of Nitrospinota bacterium:
- a CDS encoding dimethyl sulfoxide reductase anchor subunit: protein MHPEMSLVILTVLAGAGQGLFIFLVGGDMRAAAAGGLPGDVLVAGSAVALMLTVAGTLASFFHLTHPERGWKAMLQWRKSWLSREVVSLPAFQGLVALYGIAAYAGYPVKARMLVGIAGCVVAAVLFISSGMVYAKVRFIREWANAYTPLNFIFTGLSAGSAIALSVMELSVADTVITLALLRAALGVIAAGGIIKLLSLISNRRIYSPLSVQTALGVNSSTVRLMDFGSSYDHYNTKEYNYSKHRERHGSICIFVMTALYAGPFIALMADYMPLIRGENGTAAPAVAAVMMLGYFAERWFFFADANHVQNLYYGNFMVKQGANPLLQAAKRGTPVPKR, encoded by the coding sequence ATGCATCCTGAAATGTCGCTTGTGATACTGACCGTCCTGGCCGGAGCGGGGCAGGGGTTGTTTATTTTTCTTGTGGGGGGCGATATGCGCGCCGCGGCCGCTGGCGGGCTTCCTGGCGATGTGCTGGTGGCGGGCTCGGCGGTGGCGCTAATGCTGACGGTGGCGGGAACGCTGGCCTCCTTTTTCCATCTGACCCACCCGGAGCGGGGATGGAAGGCGATGCTCCAATGGCGCAAGTCGTGGCTTTCGCGCGAGGTTGTGTCGCTCCCGGCGTTCCAGGGGCTTGTGGCGCTGTATGGAATCGCCGCGTACGCCGGATATCCTGTCAAGGCGCGGATGCTGGTGGGAATCGCCGGTTGTGTCGTGGCGGCCGTCCTTTTCATCTCGTCCGGGATGGTGTACGCGAAGGTGCGCTTTATCCGGGAATGGGCCAACGCATATACTCCGCTCAATTTCATATTCACCGGCCTTTCGGCGGGCTCGGCCATTGCGCTTTCGGTGATGGAGCTTTCGGTTGCGGACACCGTTATCACCCTTGCCCTCCTTCGCGCGGCGCTGGGGGTGATTGCGGCGGGCGGGATCATAAAGCTTCTGTCGTTGATCAGCAATCGCCGGATATATTCCCCCCTGTCCGTCCAGACGGCTCTGGGGGTGAACAGTTCCACCGTGCGGCTTATGGACTTTGGTTCAAGTTACGATCACTACAACACAAAAGAATATAATTACAGCAAGCACAGGGAGCGCCATGGCTCCATCTGCATATTCGTTATGACGGCGCTCTACGCCGGGCCGTTCATCGCGCTGATGGCCGACTATATGCCGCTAATTCGCGGGGAAAACGGGACGGCCGCCCCGGCCGTGGCGGCGGTGATGATGCTGGGATATTTTGCGGAGCGATGGTTTTTCTTCGCGGACGCCAATCATGTCCAGAACCTGTACTATGGCAATTTCATGGTAAAGCAGGGCGCCAACCCGCTGTTGCAGGCGGCAAAACGGGGGACTCCGGTTCCCAAACGTTGA
- a CDS encoding YafY family transcriptional regulator — protein MRRADRLFMIVQLLRSGRVVTAAKVAERLEVSERTVYRDIRDLTLSGVPIEGEAGVGYTIRNGYDLPPLMFNEEEIAALIIGARMVEAWGGMAHGRGAAMALSKIQSVLPAHLSNSLEQTKVFSLSFPERHDLRKMLDVLHSAINGSQRVALRYSDEKGAGSRRVIRPLGLYFWGKVWTLAAWCELRKDFRTFRVDRILSATVRKEVFKDEKGKTLEDFLKRAWVE, from the coding sequence ATGCGCCGGGCGGACAGGCTTTTCATGATCGTCCAGCTTCTCCGCTCCGGCCGTGTCGTCACCGCCGCCAAAGTTGCCGAGCGGCTGGAAGTGTCCGAACGCACAGTGTACCGCGACATACGCGACCTCACCCTTTCCGGTGTTCCCATAGAGGGTGAGGCGGGCGTCGGCTACACCATCAGGAACGGATACGACCTGCCGCCGTTGATGTTCAACGAAGAGGAGATCGCCGCGCTGATCATCGGGGCGAGGATGGTGGAAGCGTGGGGCGGCATGGCCCACGGACGGGGAGCCGCCATGGCGCTGTCCAAAATCCAGAGCGTCCTCCCCGCCCACCTTTCCAACAGCCTGGAACAGACCAAGGTCTTCTCCCTCTCTTTTCCGGAGCGCCATGACCTTCGCAAAATGCTGGACGTTCTTCACTCCGCCATAAACGGCTCCCAGCGGGTGGCGCTGCGGTACAGCGATGAAAAGGGCGCCGGTTCCCGCCGCGTGATCCGGCCGCTGGGGCTTTATTTCTGGGGGAAGGTGTGGACCCTGGCGGCCTGGTGCGAGCTCCGGAAAGACTTCAGGACATTCCGGGTGGACAGGATTTTATCGGCAACCGTCCGCAAGGAGGTCTTTAAGGATGAAAAGGGAAAGACACTGGAGGACTTTTTGAAACGCGCGTGGGTGGAATGA
- a CDS encoding molybdopterin oxidoreductase family protein: MPTAAQTKDNGGTETKFTTCYMCSCRCGIKITIENGMPRYIQGNPAHPTNKGVICAKGSAGIMKQMSPARIKKPLLRKPNAERGAADFEEISWERAYDMLTGRLKHIRATDPKKLAFFTGRDQMQALTAYFAKQFGTPNFAAHGGFCSVNMATSMIYSIGGTGWEFGGPDWDRTKYTVLIGVAEDHDSNPFKIGIGKLKDRGGKLVVINPVRSGYGAVADEWVPIRPGTDGALLMGMIHVLIKNGLYDRDFLVTQTNAAQLVVVDEGGEDEGLFWTPGKFEDSDHSQNHVWDTASDSPQPFMSKGAKPALMGSYKTPDGKNVKTSFQLLTERVLTDYPLENISRITSVPVEQIERIALEMGITARDEKITLPIEWTDVWGNHHHKVTGNPVSIHAMRGVAAHSNGFQTGRALSTLMMILGTIDRPGGFRHKPPYPRPIPPCPKPIDGPEHIKPNTPLPNPELGFPTKPENLMINADGSPVRIDKAFSWEFPLTAHGMIQNVITNAHNADPYKIDTLFFFMANMAWNSSMNTSAMINMLKAKEPDGTHKIPFLVVSDAFYSEMVAFADLVLPDTTYLERYDVISLLDRPISEFTSVVDSIRQPIFEAPEGCEPFQETLIKLANRLGLQGFCDDAGKPKFKGYNDFVTNWTVAADTPIGFLAGWRGKDGSDHLVGEPNEKQWDMYIKNGCFFQFELEESIQYNRNINQGYLNWALDHKLIRRNDPIIMKIYSEVMQRFRLAAKGTRPGRQPATRKQRDRLLKYFDPLPMWYPPLEDGTVDTNKYTIHAITQRPMPMYHSWDSQNAWLRQIIGQNYLYINPVKARQIGVNDMDWVWVESAHGKIRVQAKFSHAVQPDTVWTWNGIGKMAGAWNLDPKAEEVTKGFLLNHCITEEIADGHGGRVSNSDPITGQAAWYDLRVRIYKAEEEGSWPQYEPLKPLPHMARRPDILRYTTRKGGK; this comes from the coding sequence ATGCCAACGGCGGCGCAGACGAAGGACAACGGGGGGACCGAAACAAAATTCACCACCTGCTACATGTGCTCGTGCAGGTGCGGGATAAAGATCACCATCGAAAACGGGATGCCGCGCTATATACAGGGCAATCCGGCGCACCCGACAAACAAGGGGGTGATCTGCGCCAAGGGCTCCGCCGGGATAATGAAGCAGATGTCCCCCGCGCGCATCAAAAAGCCGTTGCTGCGCAAGCCGAACGCAGAGCGGGGCGCCGCCGATTTCGAGGAAATATCCTGGGAACGCGCCTACGACATGCTCACCGGACGGCTCAAGCACATCCGCGCCACCGACCCGAAGAAGCTCGCTTTTTTTACAGGTCGCGACCAGATGCAGGCGCTCACCGCATATTTCGCCAAGCAGTTTGGCACCCCCAACTTCGCCGCGCACGGCGGGTTCTGCTCCGTGAACATGGCCACGTCCATGATCTATTCCATCGGCGGCACAGGGTGGGAGTTCGGCGGGCCGGACTGGGACCGCACAAAATACACCGTGCTCATCGGCGTGGCCGAGGATCACGACAGCAATCCATTCAAGATCGGCATTGGCAAACTCAAAGACCGCGGCGGCAAGCTTGTCGTCATCAACCCTGTGCGTTCCGGCTACGGCGCGGTGGCGGACGAGTGGGTTCCCATACGCCCCGGGACCGACGGCGCCCTTTTGATGGGGATGATCCACGTCCTCATAAAAAACGGCCTGTACGACAGGGATTTCCTGGTCACCCAGACCAACGCGGCGCAACTTGTCGTCGTGGACGAGGGAGGGGAAGACGAGGGGCTTTTCTGGACTCCCGGCAAGTTCGAGGACAGCGACCATAGCCAGAACCATGTTTGGGACACCGCCAGCGACTCACCCCAACCGTTCATGAGCAAAGGCGCCAAGCCAGCGCTGATGGGCTCATATAAAACGCCCGACGGGAAAAATGTCAAAACATCGTTCCAGCTTTTGACCGAGCGTGTGCTGACGGACTATCCGCTGGAAAATATTTCGCGCATCACAAGCGTTCCTGTGGAGCAGATCGAGCGCATCGCGCTGGAGATGGGGATCACCGCCCGCGACGAGAAGATTACATTACCGATAGAATGGACGGACGTTTGGGGGAACCATCACCACAAGGTCACCGGCAATCCGGTGTCCATCCACGCAATGCGGGGGGTCGCGGCGCATTCCAACGGATTCCAGACCGGGCGGGCGCTTTCCACGCTGATGATGATTTTGGGAACGATAGACAGGCCGGGGGGATTCCGCCATAAGCCCCCCTATCCGAGACCCATACCCCCCTGCCCCAAGCCAATTGACGGGCCGGAGCACATCAAGCCCAACACACCGTTGCCCAATCCGGAGCTTGGATTTCCGACCAAGCCGGAGAACCTGATGATCAACGCAGACGGTTCGCCCGTGCGGATAGACAAGGCATTCAGTTGGGAATTCCCGCTCACGGCCCACGGCATGATACAGAACGTCATCACCAACGCCCATAACGCCGATCCGTACAAGATAGACACACTGTTCTTCTTCATGGCGAACATGGCGTGGAACTCCTCCATGAACACCTCCGCCATGATAAACATGCTCAAGGCCAAAGAGCCGGACGGGACGCACAAGATTCCGTTTCTCGTGGTCTCCGACGCGTTTTACTCGGAGATGGTGGCCTTCGCCGACCTGGTATTGCCGGACACCACCTATCTGGAACGGTACGACGTGATATCGCTTCTGGACAGGCCGATCAGCGAATTTACAAGCGTGGTGGACTCCATCCGCCAGCCCATATTCGAAGCCCCGGAAGGGTGCGAGCCTTTCCAGGAAACGCTTATCAAGCTTGCAAACAGGCTCGGGCTGCAAGGGTTCTGCGACGACGCGGGCAAGCCGAAATTCAAGGGATATAACGACTTTGTCACCAACTGGACCGTGGCGGCGGACACGCCCATCGGCTTTCTTGCCGGATGGCGCGGCAAGGACGGGTCCGACCATCTCGTTGGCGAGCCCAACGAAAAGCAGTGGGACATGTACATAAAGAACGGATGCTTCTTCCAGTTCGAGCTGGAGGAGTCCATCCAGTACAACCGGAACATCAACCAGGGTTATTTGAACTGGGCGCTGGACCACAAGCTCATCCGCCGCAACGACCCTATCATCATGAAGATATATTCCGAGGTGATGCAGCGGTTCCGCCTTGCGGCCAAGGGGACGCGGCCGGGCCGGCAACCGGCCACCAGGAAACAGCGTGACCGCCTGTTGAAGTACTTCGATCCGCTGCCGATGTGGTATCCGCCGTTGGAGGACGGGACGGTGGACACGAATAAGTACACGATCCACGCCATAACACAGCGGCCCATGCCGATGTACCATTCGTGGGACTCGCAGAACGCGTGGCTGCGCCAGATCATCGGGCAGAACTACCTTTATATAAATCCGGTCAAGGCAAGGCAGATTGGCGTGAACGACATGGACTGGGTATGGGTGGAAAGCGCCCACGGCAAGATACGGGTGCAGGCGAAGTTTTCCCACGCCGTCCAGCCGGACACGGTGTGGACCTGGAACGGGATCGGCAAGATGGCCGGCGCATGGAACCTTGATCCAAAGGCCGAGGAAGTCACGAAAGGGTTCCTGCTCAACCACTGCATCACCGAGGAGATAGCCGACGGCCACGGCGGGCGCGTATCCAACTCCGATCCCATCACCGGCCAGGCGGCCTGGTATGACCTGCGCGTGCGGATATACAAAGCGGAGGAGGAAGGAAGCTGGCCGCAGTACGAGCCGCTGAAACCTTTGCCGCACATGGCCAGACGGCCGGACATCCTGCGGTACACCACCCGGAAGGGAGGAAAATGA
- a CDS encoding VOC family protein: MKEKRKSTAVWFEIPAKDFGRAVEFYEKVFATKLTADKAMPVKMAVFPYSDCNETTGCVKEDPKGAGGKNGVVVYLNTDGFLNDAIKRVQQAGGKVLGPVIELPMDMGSYVLIEDTEGNKVGFHDAI, translated from the coding sequence ATGAAGGAAAAAAGGAAAAGCACAGCGGTGTGGTTTGAAATACCGGCGAAGGATTTTGGCCGGGCGGTGGAATTCTATGAAAAGGTTTTCGCTACAAAGCTGACGGCGGACAAAGCCATGCCGGTGAAAATGGCGGTTTTCCCTTATTCGGATTGCAACGAAACCACAGGGTGCGTGAAGGAAGACCCAAAGGGCGCCGGGGGGAAAAACGGCGTGGTGGTCTATCTGAATACCGACGGCTTTTTGAACGACGCGATCAAACGGGTGCAGCAAGCCGGTGGAAAGGTTCTCGGCCCCGTAATAGAATTGCCAATGGACATGGGCTCCTACGTCCTTATCGAGGACACGGAAGGGAACAAGGTGGGCTTTCACGACGCCATTTGA
- a CDS encoding radical SAM protein produces MLPDKFNRSVDLIQIAASGTCQYACPHCAAGAPAPAYELFPTNYLLRFLRMMGTLGLKRVRITGGGEPLLRPDIVDLVAGLASGRIFDEVTMATNGALLPSFVERLKDAGLDRLLITIPSLDKDVFTSIAGSDGLAAALAGLDAALERQIPVTIKMTIHAEATIDGIERMMDFAVERRTDLFVEDPFKCDGDKDAITSGMILARLESKFKLEKIEAKSKPGARYSIKGTDTHLKLLTSDIRRTCGTCDRFWLSPDGVLSVCTGVLTQVSLNAFFEEDPSDEELAQWCVKIAMAKPMHRRSACSIPRTPSDNPAVSFLG; encoded by the coding sequence ATGTTACCTGATAAATTCAACCGGTCGGTCGATCTAATACAAATCGCGGCAAGCGGGACGTGCCAATACGCCTGTCCGCATTGCGCCGCAGGCGCCCCCGCGCCCGCATATGAGCTTTTTCCCACAAACTATCTGCTAAGGTTCCTGCGCATGATGGGCACATTGGGGCTCAAACGCGTGCGCATAACGGGCGGCGGGGAGCCTCTTTTGCGGCCGGACATCGTCGATCTTGTCGCCGGGCTTGCTTCCGGCCGGATATTCGATGAAGTGACCATGGCCACCAACGGCGCTCTCCTCCCCTCGTTCGTTGAGAGGCTTAAAGACGCCGGGCTTGACCGTCTGCTCATAACGATTCCATCGCTGGACAAGGACGTTTTCACCTCCATCGCCGGATCGGACGGCCTTGCGGCGGCGCTGGCGGGGCTGGACGCGGCGCTGGAGCGTCAAATACCGGTCACCATAAAAATGACCATACACGCCGAAGCCACCATAGACGGCATCGAGCGCATGATGGACTTCGCCGTGGAGCGCCGGACGGACCTTTTTGTGGAAGATCCGTTCAAATGCGACGGGGACAAGGACGCCATAACCTCCGGCATGATTCTGGCCCGGCTGGAGTCCAAATTTAAACTTGAAAAAATAGAAGCCAAGTCCAAGCCCGGCGCGCGATACTCGATCAAAGGAACGGACACGCATTTAAAGCTCCTCACTTCGGACATCCGCAGGACCTGCGGCACGTGTGACAGGTTTTGGCTATCCCCGGATGGCGTGCTGTCCGTATGCACAGGCGTGCTGACGCAGGTCAGCCTGAACGCATTTTTCGAGGAGGACCCTTCGGACGAGGAATTGGCGCAATGGTGCGTGAAGATAGCCATGGCCAAGCCGATGCACCGCCGCTCGGCGTGCTCAATCCCCCGGACCCCTTCAGACAATCCAGCGGTTTCCTTCCTCGGCTGA
- a CDS encoding citrate synthase, with protein MPKDTVTITDNSTGKTVELPIKRGSLGPSVIDIGKLYSELGMFTYDPGFMSTGACESSITFIDGDKGILLYRGYPIEQLADHSDHLEACYLLWYGRLPSQKELEEFKWIISHHSMVHQGLHNFYNGFRPDAHPMAITVGVVGALSAFYHDSLDIWDERSREISAHRLLAKIPTIAAGAFRYSRGEPFAYPQNPLSYAENFLHMMFSFPTEPYKVNSVAAKALDLIFLLHADHEQNASTSTVRLAGSSQANPFACISAGVGTLWGPAHGGANEAVIKMLEQIGDPKNVESAVERAKNKNDSFRLMGFGHRVYKNFDPRAKIIRKACMDVLAAMKVNDPLFEIALKLEEAALKDPYFIEKKLYPNVDFYSGIILRAIGIPTSMFTVIFVIGRTIGWISQWNEMLKEKSLKIGRPRQLYTGPQTRDYVPLARRP; from the coding sequence ATGCCAAAGGACACAGTCACCATAACGGACAACTCCACCGGAAAAACTGTTGAGCTTCCCATAAAGCGGGGTTCCCTGGGCCCTTCAGTCATAGACATCGGCAAGCTGTATTCGGAACTGGGGATGTTCACTTATGATCCCGGCTTCATGAGCACCGGCGCGTGCGAAAGCTCCATCACGTTCATAGACGGCGACAAGGGGATATTGCTTTACCGTGGCTACCCTATCGAGCAGCTTGCCGATCATAGCGACCATCTGGAGGCATGCTACCTGCTGTGGTACGGCAGGCTCCCTTCGCAAAAGGAGCTGGAGGAATTCAAATGGATCATCTCGCACCACTCGATGGTGCACCAGGGGCTGCACAACTTTTATAACGGCTTCCGGCCGGACGCCCACCCGATGGCGATCACCGTGGGGGTCGTAGGCGCCCTTTCCGCCTTCTATCACGACTCGCTGGACATATGGGACGAGCGCAGCCGCGAAATATCCGCCCACAGGCTTTTGGCGAAGATCCCGACAATCGCCGCCGGGGCTTTCCGCTATTCGCGCGGGGAGCCGTTCGCCTATCCGCAGAACCCGCTTTCATACGCGGAAAATTTCCTGCACATGATGTTTTCCTTCCCAACTGAACCGTACAAGGTGAACTCGGTTGCGGCCAAGGCGCTAGACCTTATTTTCCTGCTTCACGCCGACCACGAGCAGAACGCCTCCACCTCCACGGTGCGGCTGGCCGGGTCGTCCCAGGCAAATCCCTTCGCATGCATATCCGCCGGTGTGGGCACCCTGTGGGGCCCGGCCCACGGCGGAGCCAACGAGGCGGTGATAAAAATGCTTGAGCAGATAGGCGATCCGAAGAACGTGGAAAGCGCCGTGGAACGCGCCAAGAACAAGAACGACTCTTTCAGGCTCATGGGCTTCGGCCACAGGGTTTACAAGAATTTCGACCCGAGGGCCAAGATCATCAGGAAAGCGTGCATGGACGTGCTGGCGGCCATGAAGGTGAACGATCCGCTGTTCGAGATAGCGTTGAAGCTGGAGGAAGCCGCCCTCAAGGACCCATATTTCATCGAGAAGAAGCTGTATCCGAACGTGGACTTCTATTCCGGCATCATCCTTCGCGCCATAGGCATCCCCACCAGCATGTTCACTGTGATTTTCGTCATCGGCAGGACCATCGGCTGGATCAGCCAGTGGAACGAGATGTTAAAGGAAAAAAGCCTGAAGATCGGCCGGCCGCGCCAGCTTTACACCGGCCCGCAAACGCGCGATTACGTGCCGCTGGCAAGAAGGCCGTAA
- a CDS encoding CDGSH iron-sulfur domain-containing protein, with protein MDMEPGSYWWCACGQSKKQPYCDGSHTGTEIYPKEVHIAEKGKVPWCMCKHTKTPPWCDGAHTKLPE; from the coding sequence ATGGATATGGAACCCGGGTCATACTGGTGGTGCGCCTGCGGCCAGTCGAAGAAACAGCCGTACTGCGACGGTTCCCATACCGGGACGGAGATATATCCTAAAGAAGTGCATATAGCGGAGAAGGGAAAGGTTCCCTGGTGCATGTGCAAGCACACCAAGACGCCCCCATGGTGCGATGGGGCCCATACGAAGCTTCCGGAATAA
- a CDS encoding 4Fe-4S dicluster domain-containing protein codes for MTQLALVIDLNKCVGCHACAVNCKSWNTSGQFGPLTDNKPYGEKPDGVWFNRVQTYEIGEFPNVEVLHFPKSCLHCADAPCVEVCPTNASHKRLEDGVVLVNYGDCIGCKYCSWACPYGCREFDAAEGVMKKCTLCVDRIYDAALPEEERKPACALACPSGARIFGDINDPASEASIAIRDGMGYKLMPEAGTNPSNHYLPRRKVKVTVNEEQITVRRQETIKTVRRSVNIEETVIEDVSLGG; via the coding sequence ATGACGCAACTGGCGCTGGTGATAGACCTGAACAAGTGCGTGGGATGCCATGCCTGCGCGGTCAACTGCAAATCGTGGAACACTTCCGGACAGTTCGGCCCGTTGACCGACAATAAGCCTTATGGCGAAAAGCCGGACGGCGTGTGGTTCAACCGGGTGCAGACTTACGAGATAGGCGAGTTCCCTAACGTGGAGGTCTTGCATTTCCCCAAATCGTGCCTGCATTGCGCCGACGCCCCCTGCGTGGAAGTGTGCCCCACCAACGCATCCCACAAAAGGCTGGAGGACGGCGTGGTGCTGGTCAATTACGGCGATTGCATCGGGTGCAAGTACTGTTCATGGGCTTGCCCGTACGGCTGCAGGGAGTTCGACGCGGCGGAGGGGGTGATGAAAAAGTGCACCCTGTGCGTGGACAGGATATATGACGCGGCCCTGCCGGAAGAAGAGCGAAAGCCAGCCTGCGCGCTGGCCTGCCCTTCCGGGGCCAGGATATTCGGGGACATCAACGACCCCGCGTCGGAAGCTTCCATCGCCATCCGCGACGGGATGGGATACAAACTCATGCCCGAAGCCGGGACAAATCCGAGCAACCACTACCTGCCGCGCAGGAAAGTGAAAGTGACCGTGAACGAGGAACAGATAACCGTGCGCAGGCAGGAGACCATCAAGACTGTCCGCCGCAGCGTGAACATTGAAGAAACAGTGATAGAAGACGTAAGCCTGGGCGGATAA